One genomic window of Solanum dulcamara chromosome 10, daSolDulc1.2, whole genome shotgun sequence includes the following:
- the LOC129871270 gene encoding putative 4-hydroxy-4-methyl-2-oxoglutarate aldolase 2, whose product MALVTTAEVCDANPQLIVSGELRALQPIFKIYGRRQVFSGPVVTLKVFEDNVLVREFLEEKGNGRVLVVDGGGSLRCAILGGNPVVQAQNNGWAGIVVNGCVRDVDEINGCDIGVRALASHPMKANKKGIGEKHVPITIAGTRICDGEWLYADTDGILISKMELSV is encoded by the coding sequence ATGGCGTTGGTCACCACTGCTGAAGTTTGCGATGCAAACCCACAGCTTATTGTGAGTGGTGAACTACGGGCACTGCAGCCAATCTTCAAAATATATGGCAGGCGCCAAGTGTTCTCTGGACCTGTTGTCACTCTGAAAGTATTTGAAGACAATGTTTTGGTTCGTGAGTTTCTCGAGGAGAAAGGTAACGGGAGAGTTCTTGTTGTCGACGGGGGTGGTAGTCTAAGATGTGCAATTTTGGGTGGCAACCCAGTAGTACAAGCTCAAAACAACGGATGGGCTGGGATCGTAGTAAATGGCTGTGTAAGGGACGTGGACGAAATCAATGGCTGTGATATCGGAGTCAGAGCTCTGGCTTCACATCCAATGAAAGCCAATAAGAAAGGTATTGGAGAGAAGCACGTTCCAATAACCATCGCCGGGACTAGAATCTGCGATGGTGAGTGGCTTTATGCAGATACCGATGGCATTCTGATTTCAAAAATGGAGCTATCTGTTTGA